A genomic segment from Janibacter sp. DB-40 encodes:
- a CDS encoding cytochrome c biogenesis protein CcdA, translating to MSTALLALASVPASLSDQVTGGALPLAVLVAALAGLVSFATPCVLPLVPGYLGYVTGLSDIALEKRSRGRMVLGTLLFILGFTAVFLLASLFVATAGRIFIEQRELLMRIGGVLVILMALVFLGAGSQRTFRLPVKPATGLAGAPVLGAVFGLGWAPCMGPTLAAVLALNLTGDASTTRAVVLAVAYCLGLGAPFVLIAAAYERWAPVSAWLRRRQRTIQVLGAVLLIIIGVLLLTGGWDAINQWLQIRLISDVEVLI from the coding sequence ATGAGCACCGCACTCCTCGCCCTCGCCTCCGTCCCCGCCTCGCTGAGCGACCAGGTCACCGGCGGTGCCCTGCCGCTCGCGGTGCTCGTCGCCGCCCTCGCGGGCCTCGTCTCCTTCGCGACCCCCTGCGTGCTCCCGCTCGTGCCGGGCTACCTCGGCTACGTCACCGGCCTGTCCGACATCGCCCTGGAGAAGCGCAGCCGCGGCCGGATGGTCCTGGGCACGCTGCTGTTCATCCTCGGCTTCACCGCCGTCTTCTTGCTCGCGTCGCTCTTCGTCGCGACCGCCGGGCGGATCTTCATCGAGCAGCGGGAGCTGCTCATGCGCATCGGTGGGGTCCTCGTCATCCTCATGGCCCTGGTCTTCCTGGGCGCGGGCTCGCAGCGGACCTTCCGCCTGCCGGTCAAGCCGGCCACCGGGCTGGCCGGGGCGCCGGTCCTCGGCGCCGTGTTCGGCCTCGGGTGGGCACCGTGCATGGGGCCCACGCTCGCGGCGGTCCTCGCGCTCAACCTCACCGGTGATGCGTCGACCACCCGCGCGGTCGTCCTCGCCGTCGCCTACTGCCTCGGGCTGGGGGCCCCCTTCGTGCTGATCGCCGCCGCCTACGAGCGATGGGCCCCGGTGTCGGCGTGGCTGCGTCGGCGCCAGCGGACGATCCAGGTGCTCGGCGCCGTCCTGCTCATCATCATCGGCGTGCTCCTGCTCACCGGCGGCTGGGACGCGATCAACCAGTGGCTGCAGATCCGACTCATCAGCGACGTGGAGGTCCTCATCTGA
- a CDS encoding cytochrome c biogenesis protein ResB has translation MAERDSRPSSAPSGVTQPRLGVVGWARWGWRQLTSMRTALFLLLLLAIGAVPGSVFPQRSFDPGRTADWIRRHETTGPILDSLGAFEVYSSPWFSAIYLLLFISLIGCIVPRTAVHLRALRGSPPRAPRRLSRLEAHAEGEVDGTLEEVREAATTVLRARRYRVASHDDVSVSAETGYLKETGNLIFHTSLVALIVGVAVGYLWGWKADVIVPSGESFVSTVTRYDTWAPGPLVDESSLAPFAITVDEMTADFNDRDPAARTFGQPRDFEANVSVTDAEGKESTDVVKVNNPLEMEDSTVFLLGNGYAPVVTVKDDEGQVLYEGATPFLAQDGNYRSTGAIKVGAATEPEQFGFVGLFLPTATIDPQQGPISVFPDTRAPALALSLYTGQLYPDGQAQSVFTLDTESMDKVETSDGSDQLRLWLTPGETKTLPGDRGTITFDGIERYAGFSVRSDPGQGLTLVSALLALAGLIVTLLVKRRRVFVRLVETDGRVRVEVGGMSRDDDEGLSEVVAEVRDRLVGESRTS, from the coding sequence ATGGCCGAGCGCGACAGTCGCCCCTCCTCCGCCCCGTCGGGGGTCACCCAGCCCAGGCTCGGTGTCGTCGGTTGGGCACGGTGGGGCTGGCGACAGCTGACGAGCATGCGCACCGCGCTCTTCCTGCTGCTGCTCCTGGCGATCGGCGCCGTGCCCGGCTCGGTCTTCCCGCAACGCAGCTTCGATCCCGGGCGGACCGCGGACTGGATCCGTCGGCACGAGACGACCGGCCCGATCCTCGACAGCCTCGGGGCCTTCGAGGTCTACTCCTCGCCGTGGTTCTCGGCGATCTACCTGCTGCTGTTCATCTCGCTCATCGGCTGCATCGTCCCGCGCACCGCCGTCCACCTGCGTGCCCTGCGCGGCAGCCCCCCGCGCGCGCCGCGGCGCCTGTCCCGCCTGGAGGCCCACGCCGAGGGCGAGGTGGACGGGACCCTCGAGGAGGTCCGCGAGGCCGCGACCACGGTGCTGCGTGCGCGCCGGTACCGCGTCGCCAGCCACGACGACGTCAGCGTCTCCGCGGAGACCGGCTACCTCAAGGAGACCGGCAACCTCATCTTCCACACGAGTCTGGTCGCGCTGATCGTCGGCGTCGCGGTCGGTTACCTGTGGGGCTGGAAGGCCGACGTCATCGTGCCCTCCGGTGAGTCCTTCGTCAGCACCGTCACGCGGTACGACACCTGGGCGCCGGGCCCGCTCGTCGACGAGTCCTCGCTCGCCCCCTTCGCCATCACGGTCGACGAGATGACCGCCGACTTCAACGACCGCGACCCGGCGGCCCGCACCTTCGGCCAGCCGCGGGACTTCGAGGCGAACGTCTCGGTCACCGACGCGGAGGGGAAGGAGTCGACCGACGTCGTCAAGGTCAACAACCCGCTGGAGATGGAGGACTCGACCGTCTTCCTCCTCGGCAACGGCTACGCACCCGTCGTCACCGTCAAGGACGACGAGGGGCAGGTCCTCTACGAGGGGGCGACCCCCTTCCTCGCGCAGGACGGCAACTACCGCTCCACGGGTGCGATCAAGGTCGGGGCGGCCACCGAGCCCGAGCAGTTCGGCTTCGTCGGGCTCTTCCTGCCGACCGCGACGATCGACCCGCAGCAGGGGCCGATCTCGGTCTTCCCCGACACCCGGGCGCCGGCGCTCGCGCTGAGCCTCTACACCGGTCAGCTCTACCCCGACGGCCAGGCGCAGTCCGTCTTCACCCTCGACACCGAGTCGATGGACAAGGTGGAGACGAGCGACGGCAGTGACCAGCTGCGGCTGTGGCTCACGCCCGGGGAGACCAAGACGCTGCCCGGCGACCGGGGCACGATCACCTTCGACGGCATCGAGCGCTACGCCGGATTCTCCGTGCGCAGCGACCCCGGCCAGGGGCTGACCCTCGTCTCGGCGCTGCTGGCGCTCGCCGGCCTCATCGTGACCCTGCTGGTGAAGCGGCGGCGGGTCTTCGTGCGGCTCGTCGAGACCGACGGCCGGGTGCGGGTCGAGGTGGGCGGCATGAGCCGTGACGACGACGAAGGCCTGTCCGAGGTGGTCGCCGAGGTGCGCGACCGGCTCGTGGGAGAATCGAGGACATCATGA
- the ccsB gene encoding c-type cytochrome biogenesis protein CcsB, whose amino-acid sequence MTNEMLAQYANYALASAALLVTVAMLGYALYLAQAVPVRERADADARIPATVGGPADDAAVAGADAAAPVETPMRARKAAGIAGSLTWLAAGLLLLSAALRGVAVERFPLGNLFEFSVAGGFFALATFSVASTRRDLRWLGVFVTGFVTLLLMVASTAWYVEADEVVPSLQSYWLPIHVTVATLSVGVFAVGAIVSGLYLLSDREVGGERFWRKLPPPQSLERFSYSLHIIGFPLWSFTLIAGAIWAREAWGAYWTWDPKEVWTFVIWTVYAAYLHARATKNTSRRTANWIAVAGFACIIINYTVVNFYFIGMHSYAQ is encoded by the coding sequence ATGACGAACGAGATGCTGGCCCAGTACGCCAACTACGCACTGGCCTCCGCCGCGCTGCTGGTCACCGTGGCGATGCTCGGCTACGCCCTCTACCTCGCGCAGGCCGTGCCGGTGCGGGAGCGCGCCGACGCGGACGCCAGGATCCCGGCGACCGTGGGCGGCCCGGCCGACGACGCGGCCGTCGCCGGCGCGGACGCCGCTGCCCCGGTGGAGACGCCCATGAGGGCGCGCAAGGCCGCCGGCATCGCCGGGTCCCTCACGTGGCTAGCCGCCGGCCTCCTCCTGCTCTCGGCCGCGCTGCGCGGCGTCGCCGTCGAGCGCTTCCCCCTGGGCAACCTCTTCGAGTTCAGTGTCGCCGGGGGGTTCTTCGCCCTGGCGACGTTCAGCGTGGCCTCGACCCGTCGTGACCTGCGCTGGCTCGGGGTCTTCGTCACCGGCTTCGTCACGCTGCTGCTCATGGTCGCCTCGACCGCCTGGTACGTCGAGGCCGACGAGGTCGTGCCCTCGCTGCAGTCGTACTGGCTGCCCATCCACGTGACCGTCGCGACCCTGTCGGTCGGTGTCTTCGCCGTCGGCGCCATCGTCAGCGGGCTCTACCTGCTCAGCGACCGCGAGGTCGGCGGCGAGCGCTTCTGGCGCAAGCTGCCCCCGCCCCAGTCGCTGGAGAGGTTCTCCTACTCCCTGCACATCATCGGCTTCCCGCTGTGGTCCTTCACGCTCATCGCCGGAGCGATCTGGGCGCGCGAGGCCTGGGGCGCGTACTGGACGTGGGACCCCAAGGAGGTGTGGACCTTCGTCATCTGGACGGTCTACGCCGCCTACCTGCACGCTCGGGCGACGAAGAACACCTCACGCCGCACGGCGAACTGGATCGCCGTTGCGGGATTCGCGTGCATCATCATCAACTACACCGTCGTGAACTTCTACTTCATCGGCATGCACAGCTACGCGCAGTGA
- a CDS encoding DUF4229 domain-containing protein, whose protein sequence is MIRYTLLRFLIFFGCLALFWLLGLRDSSELPWLAVLAAIASMVISAFVLKPFRAEMIQQIEERRAAKAEKRAARTDTDEAVEDRAQDRTATERAAESSVEDEEETYR, encoded by the coding sequence ATGATCCGCTACACCCTGCTCCGGTTCCTCATCTTCTTCGGGTGCCTCGCGTTGTTCTGGCTGCTCGGCCTGCGGGACTCCAGCGAGCTGCCCTGGCTGGCCGTCCTCGCCGCCATCGCGTCGATGGTCATCTCGGCGTTCGTGCTCAAGCCCTTCCGGGCGGAGATGATCCAGCAGATCGAGGAGCGGCGTGCCGCCAAGGCGGAGAAGCGCGCCGCCCGGACCGACACCGACGAGGCCGTCGAGGACCGCGCCCAGGACCGCACGGCGACCGAACGCGCGGCCGAGTCCTCCGTGGAGGACGAGGAAGAGACCTACCGCTGA
- a CDS encoding 1,4-dihydroxy-2-naphthoate polyprenyltransferase: MASLSDWIAGARPRTLPAAIAPVVVGTAAAAAHLNIEEEETGAVLGFALLALLVSCCLQIGVNYANDYSDGIRGTDEERVGPVRLVGQGLAAPADVKAMAFAFLGLGGFFGFALVALSAAWILLPIGALAILAAWRYTGGDNPYGYRGLGEVYVFIFFGLVATLGTLYTQIGTITPIGVLGAIGVGSLASAILVANNLRDIPTDSETGKTTLAVRLGDAGTRRLYLALFLVAAVCTLLMAIWQVWAPVALLGLLVARPGIKAVKDGATGRALIPALGLTGIAELAWAVLLVVPLAV; this comes from the coding sequence GTGGCCTCACTCTCCGACTGGATCGCCGGCGCCCGACCGCGAACCCTCCCCGCAGCCATCGCACCCGTCGTCGTCGGCACCGCCGCCGCGGCGGCGCACCTCAACATCGAGGAGGAGGAGACCGGTGCCGTCCTCGGCTTCGCGCTGCTGGCCCTGCTGGTCTCCTGCTGCCTGCAGATCGGCGTCAACTACGCCAACGACTACAGCGACGGCATCCGCGGCACGGACGAGGAGCGCGTCGGCCCCGTCCGTCTCGTCGGGCAGGGGCTGGCCGCACCGGCCGATGTGAAGGCGATGGCCTTCGCCTTCCTGGGGCTCGGCGGGTTCTTCGGCTTCGCGCTCGTCGCCCTGAGTGCGGCGTGGATCCTTCTGCCGATCGGCGCGCTCGCGATCCTCGCGGCCTGGCGATACACCGGCGGCGACAACCCGTACGGCTACCGCGGGCTGGGTGAGGTGTACGTCTTCATCTTCTTCGGCCTCGTCGCCACGCTCGGCACGCTCTACACCCAGATCGGCACGATCACCCCCATCGGCGTGCTCGGCGCCATCGGTGTCGGATCACTGGCCAGCGCGATCCTCGTGGCCAACAACCTGCGCGACATCCCCACCGACAGCGAGACCGGCAAGACCACGCTCGCGGTCCGCCTCGGCGACGCGGGCACCCGCCGGCTCTACCTCGCGCTCTTCCTCGTGGCCGCCGTGTGCACGCTGCTCATGGCCATCTGGCAGGTCTGGGCCCCGGTCGCCCTCCTCGGGCTGCTCGTCGCTCGGCCGGGGATCAAGGCCGTCAAGGACGGGGCCACCGGCCGGGCACTGATCCCCGCGCTGGGCCTGACCGGCATCGCCGAGCTGGCCTGGGCCGTCCTGCTGGTCGTCCCGCTCGCCGTCTGA
- the menE gene encoding o-succinylbenzoate--CoA ligase, with protein sequence MPITPLPLPAGPAMLGALPTLERALTGTAPIHPHSPDESPSVPDGPVPDDLAVAVATSGSTGTPKLSLLTAANLIASAEATAERLGGHGQWLLALPPHHIAGLQVLLRSITAGTTPVVLEASGATPLRGSGRGALAPQDSALALVEATARMHGERRYTSLVPTQLARLVEDPLGLEALRRFDAILVGGAVTPAPLLDRARSEGVRLVTTYGMSETAGGCVYNGTPLRDVTVRTGDDGALEIGGPVVAHGYLGLETDAFVVRDGQTWFRTSDLGSVDGEGRVTVLGRSDDLINTGGMKVTPRTVEEAVVAHVPAVTGAVVVGLPDPEWGQIVGLAAVTSPGGPPPGPVPADGLGEIREMLRPHLPAHALPRRVLVVTEMPLRGPGKPDRTAVARLLEA encoded by the coding sequence GTGCCGATCACCCCGCTCCCCCTGCCCGCAGGCCCCGCCATGCTCGGCGCCCTCCCCACCCTGGAGCGCGCGCTGACCGGTACCGCCCCCATCCACCCGCACTCCCCGGACGAGTCGCCGAGCGTCCCGGACGGGCCGGTCCCCGACGACCTCGCGGTCGCCGTCGCGACCTCCGGCTCGACCGGCACCCCCAAGCTCTCCCTCCTCACCGCCGCGAACCTCATCGCGAGCGCCGAGGCGACCGCCGAGCGGCTGGGTGGCCACGGGCAGTGGCTGCTCGCCCTGCCCCCGCACCACATCGCGGGGCTGCAGGTGCTGCTGCGCAGCATCACGGCAGGGACGACGCCGGTGGTCCTCGAGGCGTCGGGGGCCACCCCCCTTCGAGGCTCGGGCCGGGGGGCTCTCGCACCTCAGGACAGCGCCTTAGCCCTCGTCGAGGCCACGGCGCGGATGCACGGGGAGCGCCGCTACACCTCCCTCGTGCCCACCCAGCTGGCCCGGCTCGTCGAGGACCCGCTCGGGCTGGAGGCGCTGCGTCGCTTCGACGCGATCCTCGTGGGCGGGGCCGTGACTCCCGCACCGCTGCTCGACCGGGCCCGCTCCGAGGGTGTGCGCCTCGTGACCACCTACGGCATGTCCGAGACCGCCGGCGGCTGCGTCTACAACGGCACGCCACTGCGCGACGTCACCGTGCGCACCGGGGACGACGGCGCCCTCGAGATCGGCGGGCCGGTCGTCGCGCACGGCTACCTCGGGCTCGAGACGGACGCCTTCGTCGTCCGGGACGGGCAGACATGGTTCCGCACCAGCGACCTCGGCTCCGTCGACGGCGAAGGGAGGGTCACCGTCCTGGGTCGGTCGGACGACCTGATCAACACCGGCGGGATGAAGGTCACCCCCCGCACCGTCGAGGAGGCGGTCGTCGCGCACGTCCCGGCTGTCACCGGCGCCGTGGTCGTCGGCCTGCCGGACCCCGAGTGGGGCCAGATCGTCGGGCTCGCCGCGGTCACCTCGCCCGGGGGACCGCCGCCCGGTCCGGTGCCCGCGGACGGGCTCGGCGAGATCCGCGAGATGCTGCGGCCGCACCTGCCCGCCCACGCGCTCCCCCGGCGGGTCCTCGTCGTGACGGAGATGCCCCTGCGCGGCCCCGGAAAGCCCGACCGCACCGCCGTGGCGCGCCTGCTCGAGGCCTGA
- a CDS encoding SLC13 family permease, whose amino-acid sequence MDVALTLIAIALAILLIIRFKVDPVISLIVSSLFLGLSAGVGLAGTTEAITVGFGDIMTEVGLLIGFGVLIGSLLQATGTFRRLVDIIAARVGGRLPYAMAAALSTIFPSIYVDVQVVLASPMARQAAPVINKRRGLPWLAGAIAIGIFSGYVFVVPGLAAVAVAGLLDLPLGTYLIYGAPIGLITALVVAFLFKLLLATGFWNERTDIDEDEVEHPDHPHHAAWEAIGTEDEHRAAHDAHDPDIEDPDAIPAKALQMPLILRLSPVLIPLVLIATGAFAELFGSDSAVIAFVGNANIALFIGLLVAFVIGRRTLGSDGTGNALSHGFRTTGEILLITGIGGSLGAVISETGLDKTLAGLFSADAGAPILVTVLLSWFIAALLHFAIGSVSVGAITAAGIIAPVVASTGVDPVVIALAIASGAMFALHVNSNFFWMFKSLLGLSTQGALKTLTLATSLGAVVSLPLVLVASIFA is encoded by the coding sequence GTGGACGTCGCCCTCACCCTCATCGCCATCGCCCTCGCGATCCTGCTGATCATCAGGTTCAAGGTCGACCCGGTCATCTCGCTGATCGTCTCCTCGCTCTTCCTCGGCCTGTCTGCCGGGGTCGGGCTGGCGGGGACCACCGAGGCGATCACGGTCGGCTTCGGCGACATCATGACCGAGGTCGGTCTGCTCATCGGCTTCGGCGTGCTCATCGGCTCGTTGCTGCAGGCGACCGGGACCTTCCGCCGGCTGGTGGACATCATCGCCGCCCGCGTCGGGGGCCGCCTGCCCTACGCGATGGCCGCTGCGCTGTCGACGATCTTCCCGTCGATCTACGTCGACGTGCAGGTGGTCCTCGCCTCGCCGATGGCCCGGCAGGCCGCGCCGGTGATCAACAAGCGCCGCGGTCTCCCGTGGCTCGCGGGGGCCATCGCCATCGGCATCTTCTCGGGGTACGTCTTCGTCGTGCCGGGGCTGGCGGCCGTCGCCGTCGCCGGGCTGCTCGACCTGCCCCTGGGCACGTACCTCATCTACGGAGCCCCGATCGGGCTGATCACCGCGCTGGTGGTGGCCTTCCTCTTCAAGCTGTTGCTGGCCACCGGCTTCTGGAACGAGCGCACCGACATCGACGAGGACGAGGTCGAGCACCCCGACCACCCGCACCACGCCGCGTGGGAGGCCATCGGCACCGAGGACGAGCACCGGGCGGCGCACGACGCGCACGACCCCGACATCGAGGACCCCGACGCGATCCCGGCCAAGGCACTCCAGATGCCGCTGATCCTGCGCCTCAGCCCGGTGCTCATCCCGCTCGTCCTCATCGCGACGGGCGCCTTCGCCGAGCTCTTCGGCAGCGACAGCGCGGTCATCGCCTTCGTCGGCAATGCCAACATCGCGCTCTTCATCGGCCTGCTCGTCGCCTTCGTCATCGGCCGCCGGACCCTGGGCAGCGACGGGACGGGCAACGCGCTCTCCCACGGCTTCCGCACCACCGGCGAGATCCTGCTCATCACCGGGATCGGTGGCTCGCTGGGCGCCGTGATCAGCGAGACGGGCCTCGACAAGACCCTCGCGGGGCTCTTCTCCGCGGACGCCGGCGCGCCGATCCTCGTCACCGTCCTGCTGTCGTGGTTCATCGCCGCGCTGCTGCACTTCGCCATCGGCTCCGTGTCGGTCGGCGCGATCACCGCGGCCGGCATCATCGCTCCGGTCGTCGCCTCCACCGGGGTCGACCCCGTCGTCATCGCGCTGGCGATCGCCTCGGGCGCGATGTTCGCCCTGCACGTCAACAGCAACTTCTTCTGGATGTTCAAGAGCCTCCTCGGCCTGTCCACCCAGGGCGCGCTGAAGACACTGACCCTCGCGACCTCCCTCGGCGCGGTCGTCTCGCTGCCGCTGGTGCTCGTGGCCAGCATCTTCGCCTGA
- a CDS encoding 1,4-dihydroxy-2-naphthoyl-CoA synthase: MSALENVSETFDPRAWEVVPGFEDLTDITYHRSTELGCVRIAFDRPEILNAFRPHTVDELYRTLDHARRSPDVGVVLLTGNGPTPREGSSATTQGWSFCTGGDQRIRGRSGYQYASDPTGDDSVAGVDERRVKAEGGRLHILEVQRLIRTMPKVVIALVGGWAAGGGHSLHVVCDMTIASQHARFKQTDADVGSFDGGYGSAYLAKMVGQKRAREIFFLGRAYTGQEAYEWGAVNAVVEHAEIEVEALQMAREIMAKSPTAIRMVKFALNLTDDGLMGQQVFAGEATRLAYMTDEAVEGRDQFLDKRDPDWSSFPWYF, from the coding sequence GTGAGCGCACTGGAGAACGTCAGCGAGACCTTCGACCCGCGGGCCTGGGAGGTGGTCCCCGGCTTCGAGGACCTCACCGACATCACGTACCACCGGTCCACGGAGCTCGGCTGCGTGCGGATCGCCTTCGACCGGCCAGAGATCCTCAACGCCTTCCGGCCGCACACGGTCGACGAGCTCTACCGCACGCTCGATCACGCCCGCCGCAGCCCCGACGTCGGTGTCGTCCTGCTCACCGGCAACGGCCCGACGCCGCGCGAGGGCAGCAGCGCGACGACGCAGGGCTGGTCGTTCTGCACCGGGGGTGACCAGCGCATCCGCGGCCGCTCCGGGTACCAGTACGCGAGCGACCCGACCGGCGACGACAGCGTCGCGGGCGTCGACGAGCGCCGGGTCAAGGCCGAAGGGGGCCGGCTGCACATCCTCGAGGTGCAGCGCCTCATCCGCACCATGCCGAAGGTCGTCATCGCCCTCGTCGGCGGCTGGGCCGCCGGCGGCGGGCACTCGCTGCACGTCGTCTGCGACATGACGATCGCCAGCCAGCACGCCCGCTTCAAGCAGACCGACGCCGACGTGGGCTCCTTCGACGGCGGCTACGGCAGCGCCTACCTGGCGAAGATGGTCGGGCAGAAGCGCGCTCGCGAGATCTTCTTCCTCGGCCGCGCCTACACCGGCCAGGAGGCCTACGAGTGGGGCGCGGTCAACGCGGTCGTCGAGCACGCCGAGATCGAGGTCGAGGCGCTGCAGATGGCTCGCGAGATCATGGCCAAGTCGCCGACCGCGATCCGGATGGTCAAGTTCGCCCTGAACCTCACCGACGACGGCCTCATGGGCCAGCAGGTCTTCGCCGGCGAGGCCACCCGCTTGGCGTACATGACCGACGAGGCCGTGGAGGGGCGCGACCAGTTCCTCGACAAGCGCGACCCGGACTGGTCCTCCTTCCCCTGGTACTTCTGA